From the genome of Actinomycetota bacterium, one region includes:
- a CDS encoding DUF6069 family protein: MTVPPYSTGNYEDGARPARSVDAGRLWTGGVATALVAALVTLVGVLIARGLFDVPVLAPTDEGTLGNASTLRLALFAALAALLATGLLHLLLLSTPQPRQFFTWIITLATLAAALVPFLTSADLDEKIATSAITLVVGLAIGSLLSGVARSATRIRR, encoded by the coding sequence GTGACCGTCCCTCCCTACAGCACCGGGAACTATGAGGACGGCGCCCGGCCGGCCCGCTCCGTGGACGCCGGCCGCCTGTGGACCGGCGGTGTGGCCACCGCGCTCGTGGCCGCGCTGGTCACGCTGGTCGGCGTCCTGATCGCCCGCGGCCTGTTCGACGTGCCGGTGCTCGCCCCCACCGACGAGGGCACCCTCGGCAACGCCAGCACCCTCCGGCTGGCCCTCTTCGCCGCCCTGGCCGCCCTGCTGGCCACCGGGCTGCTGCACCTGCTGCTGCTGAGCACCCCGCAGCCCCGCCAGTTCTTCACCTGGATCATCACCCTCGCCACCCTCGCCGCCGCGCTGGTCCCGTTCCTCACCTCCGCCGACCTGGACGAGAAGATCGCCACCTCGGCGATCACCCTGGTGGTCGGCCTGGCCATCGGCTCCCTGCTGTCGGGCGTCGCCCGCAGCGCCACCCGCATCCGCCGCTAA